A stretch of the Gossypium hirsutum isolate 1008001.06 chromosome D07, Gossypium_hirsutum_v2.1, whole genome shotgun sequence genome encodes the following:
- the LOC121202802 gene encoding pectinesterase/pectinesterase inhibitor PPE8B, whose amino-acid sequence MPKPFHLLVFFLVALCLCTSSNASSTTNEFLETECLKVPATEFIGSLKTTIDAIRKATSVVSQFGGFFHDFRLSNAISDCLDLLDSSADELSWTMSASQNPNAKDNSTGDLSSDLRTWLSAAMVNQQTCIDGFEGTNSMVKTVVSGSLNQITSLVRNLLIMVHPGPNSKSNGTRNGSQKGGGGGGHPGQNRFPVWFKREDRRLLQINGVTANVVVAADGSGNFTRIMDAVETAPDKSLNRYVIYIKKGLYKENVEIKKKKWNLMMIGDGMDVTVISGNRSFIDGWTTFRSATFAVSGRGFIARDITFENTAGPQKHQAVALRSDSDLSVFFRCAIKGYQDSLYTHTMRQFYRECKITGTVDFIFGDGAVLFQNCQILAKQGLPNQKNTITAQGRKDPNQPTGFSIQFCNISADTDLLPSVNSTPTYLGRPWKLYSRTIIMQSYISDAIRPQGWLEWNQDFALDTLYYAEYMNNGPGASLSERVKWPGYHVLNNSAQAVNFTVAQFIEGDLWLPSTGVKYTSGFGV is encoded by the exons ATGCCAAAGCCATTCCATTTGTTGGTCTTCTTCCTTGTTGCTCTTTGTCTATGCACCAGTTCAAATGCCAGCAGTACTACCAATGAGTTCCTAGAAACTGAGTGCTTGAAAGTACCAGCAACTGAGTTTATAGGTTCTTTGAAAACCACCATTGATGCTATTCGAAAAGCTACCTCCGTTGTTTCTCAATTTGGCGGCTTTTTTCATGATTTTCGTCTCTCTAATGCCATTTCTGATTGTCTTGATCTGCTTGACTCTTCTGCTGATGAACTAAGTTGGACCATGTCTGCTTCCCAGAATCCTAATG CTAAAGATAACAGTACTGGTGATCTAAGTTCTGATTTAAGAACATGGTTAAGTGCTGCAATGGTTAACCAACAGACATGCATTGATGGGTTTGAAGGTACAAATAGCATGGTCAAAACTGTAGTATCCGGTAGCTTGAACCAAATCACTTCACTGGTTCGTAATCTTCTCATCATGGTGCACCCTGGTCCTAATTCCAAGTCCAACGGTACCCGTAATGGCAGCCAAAAAGGTGGTGGTGGTGGGGGTCATCCAGGCCAGAACCGGTTTCCGGTATGGTTCAAAAGGGAGGATCGGAGATTGTTGCAAATAAATGGGGTAACAGCAAATGTTGTGGTGGCAGCAGATGGGAGTGGGAATTTCACACGCATAATGGATGCTGTGGAGACAGCACCAGATAAGAGTTTGAACAGATATGTTATTTACATTAAGAAGGGTTTATATAAAGAGAATGTGGAGatcaagaagaagaaatggaACCTTATGATGATTGGTGATGGAATGGATGTCACTGTAATATCTGGGAATCGTAGCTTCATTGATGGATGGACCACATTTCGATCTGCAACATTTG CTGTAAGTGGAAGAGGGTTCATAGCAAGAGACATAACATTCGAGAACACAGCAGGTCCCCAAAAGCACCAAGCGGTAGCGTTACGGTCCGACTCGGACCTCTCAGTTTTCTTCCGATGTGCAATCAAGGGATACCAAGACTCGCTCTACACCCACACGATGCGTCAATTCTACCGGGAATGTAAGATCACCGGCACTGTAGACTTCATATTCGGCGACGGCGCCGTTTTGTTCCAAAATTGCCAAATCTTAGCCAAGCAAGGCTTACCAAACCAGAAAAATACCATCACCGCGCAAGGTCGCAAAGACCCGAACCAACCAACTGGCTTCTCCATCCAGTTCTGCAACATCTCGGCCGATACAGACTTATTACCTTCAGTTAACTCCACTCCTACATACTTGGGAAGACCATGGAAACTATATTCAAGGACCATTATCATGCAATCCTACATTAGTGATGCCATAAGGCCACAAGGGTGGCTTGAATGGAACCAAGATTTTGCCTTGGATACATTATACTATGCCGAGTACATGAATAATGGGCCAGGGGCTAGCCTTAGTGAGCGAGTTAAGTGGCCTGGTTACCATGTTTTAAATAACTCAGCTCAAGCTGTTAATTTTACAGTAGCTCAATTCATTGAAGGAGACTTGTGGTTGCCGTCAACTGGTGTTAAATACACTTCAGGATTTGgggtataa